From a region of the Oryza sativa Japonica Group chromosome 6, ASM3414082v1 genome:
- the LOC136357003 gene encoding uncharacterized protein: MSFGLTNTPAFFMNLMNMVFMEYLDKFVVVFINDILVYSQSEEDHQQLLRLVLGKLREHQLYAELSNCEFWLSEVMFLGHVISAKGVAVDPETVTAVTDWKQPKTVTQLEALNLSVVSHGFLAALEAKPTLLDQIREAQKNDPDMHGILKNMKQGKAAGFMEDEHGTLWNRNRVCVPDDKEVKQLILQEAHESPYSIHLGSTKMGSQFTSHFWKKPQEELGTRLNFSTAYHPQIDGQTERLNQKSYADNRRRDLEFGVDDFVYLRVTPLRGVHRFQTKGKLAPRYVGPFRIIARRGEVAYQLELPASSGNVHDVFHVSQLKKCLRVPSEQADSEQIEVREALTYVEKPVKILDTMERRTRNRVIRYCKV, translated from the exons atgtcgttcggtctgaccaacactcctgccttcttcatgaatttaaTGAACATggtgttcatggaatacctggatAAGTTCGTTGTGGTCTTTATTAACGACATACTGGTGTACTCACAGTCAGAGGAAGATCATCAGCAGCTTCTCCGTTTGGTGTTGGGAAAGCTCCGGGAACATCAGTTGTATGCCGAGCTCAGCAACTGTGaattctggttgtccgaagtcatgTTCTTAGGGCatgtgatatctgctaaaggagttgctgtggatcctGAAACAGTAAcagccgtcaccgattggaagcaacccaagacggtcACCCAG TTGGAAGCCCTAAACCTAAGTGTTGTTAGCCATGGATTCTTGGCTGCACTGGAAGCAAAGCCCACATTGCTTGATCAAAtacgcgaggctcagaagaatgatccggatatgcatgggatcctcaagaatatgaagcagggtaaagccgctggctTCATGgaagatgaacacggaaccttatggaacAGAAATCGTGTATGCGTTCCGGACGACAAGGAAGttaaacagttgatacttcaggaagctcatgaaagtccttattccatccaccttggcagtacgaagat gggaagccaattcacctctcacttctgGAAGAAGCCCCAAGAAGAGCTGGGCACccgattgaatttcagcactgcTTATCACCCGCAGatagatggacagaccgagcgtctgaaTCAg aaaagttatgcagataaccgacgcCGCGATCTGGAATTCGgagtggacgattttgtgtatcttcgggtcacgccactACGGGGagtgcacaggtttcagacaaaagggaagctcgcacctagGTATGTGGGGCCTTTCCGCATCATCGCCCGAcgcggagaagttgcttaccagttggagctgcccgcatcCTCGGGCAATGTGCACGATGTGTTCCACGTGTCGCagctcaagaaatgtcttcgagtgccgtccgagcaggccgattcagagcagattgaagttcgcgaagccTTGACTTACGTGGAGAAGCCGGTGAAGATTCTGGACAcaatggagcgcaggaccaggaatcgGGTAATCCGTTATTGCAAGGTCTAG
- the LOC136356841 gene encoding uncharacterized protein, whose protein sequence is MSTSDDAALSAAINSVTDAATSAIRKTLRPADDTVSPDDLAAAQALVEATTAATVKAVQDAISALVVRPSAATAAAASPSFSPTMVTIDAVALRAALGLPPTTPVDNTSGAPVDNSSGAPVDNTSGAPVDNTGPDLSSLFTALGLNPPQQHDNLPAGFVSGGAPSGADTVDALHAQAVSVLNVKALVPVVLDLGSANYSKCRCLFLITLSKYALSDHILSDAFPNNGAWARMDCVVLAWLYGTIAADLLETVLQPVVTARQVWLCLEQMFLGHHEQRAMQVSAEFHHFEQGDLSANNYCRHCTG, encoded by the coding sequence ATGTCGACCTCCGACGACGCGGCCCTCTCCGCGGCAATCAACTCCGTCACCGACGCCGCTACCTCTGCTATTCGGAAAACCCTCCGCCCGGCCGATGACACCGTCTCTCCGGACGATCTTGCCGCTGCTCAAGCCCTCGTCGAAGCCACGACTGCTGCAACCGTCAAGGCTGTCCAAGACGCCATCTCCGCCCTCGTCGTGCGTCCGTCCgccgcgacggccgcggcggcatCGCCTTCGTTTTCCCCAACCATGGTCACCATCGACGCAGTGGcgctccgcgccgccctcgGTCTTCCTCCGACTACTCCCGTCGACAACACCTCCGGAGCGCCCGTCGACAATTCCTCCGGTGCACCCGTCGACAACACCTCTGGTGCGCCCGTCGACAACACCGGACCTGACCTGTCAAGCCTCTTCACCGCGCTCGGCCTCAATCCTCCTCAACAACATGACAACCTCCCTGCTGGTTTTGTGTCCGGGGGGGCGCCGTCCGGCGCCGACACCGTCGATGCGCTCCACGCTCAGGCTGTCTCCGTCCTCAACGTCAAGGCACTCGTTCCCGTCGTCCTCGACCTCGGCTCAGCGAACTACTCCAAGTGTCGATGCCTCTTCCTCATCACGCTCAGCAAATATGCCCTCTCCGACCACATTCTCTCCGACGCCTTCCCCAACAATGGGGCATGGGCTCGGATGGATTGCGTCGTCCTCGCATGGCTATATGGCACCATCGCCGCTGATCTTCTGGAGACTGTTCTGCAGCCGGTCGTCACCGCACGCCAAGTCTGGCTCTGCCTTGAGCAGATGTTCCTCGGCCACCACGAGCAACGCGCCATGCAAGTCTCGGCAGAATTCCACCACTTCGAGCAAGGGGATCTCAGCGCCAACAACTACTGTCGCC